GCACCCAAACCTTAGCTGCTAACCCTTATTTGTCGACTGAGGAGTTTGTGCAAGCCTTGGCAAAAAAAATTCCCAATGCCCAAGATGCCCAACAATTTAAACAGCGTTTGCTGTAGACAAGCTATTATAATTTAAGATATACATCTAATTTATTTTGGTGATTGGTTTTCAATCATTTCCATTGCCATTTTAAGACTCACCTTGAGACGATTTAAAGAACGAGCCAAAATGCCAATTTCATCGTTGTTTTTGTGCTTAAACTCGACACTAAAATCTCCCGTACTTAATTTTTTAGACAGGGAAGACATCTTATTAATCGGGTCAGTAATGGTAAATTTAAGAAATATATTTAATAAGACGATTCCTAACATTAAAAAGATAGACACTCTGCCCAGAACTTGCCAGCGCAAGTTTTGGGCTTGTTTTACTACTTGACTTGCAGGAACAGAAATAATCTGCGCTCCTACAATTTCATTCATTTTCCAGCCAAAACCATTATCTTTGCCATAGGTAGCAATCTGGCTAGCAGGAGCGTTTTTAGGGATACTGTGACATCTTAAGCAACTCTCTTGCTTAATTGCCAAAGGACGAGCTATATAAAATAATTCCCCTCCTGGTATGGTATGAAAACCATGCTGTTGTAAATCTACCATTTTCAGGTCGGCAGAATTAGGGTTGTCTCGAAAAGACTTTATAATTTCAGTTTCAAACTTATCTGCTTTATCTCGCAAGTTGGTGGGATTAAGAGTAGCTTCTTTATAAAAAAACTGGCTGTATTTTTCGTTGCTTCTAAGATTTTCAAAAACTTCTCGCGCTGAGTAAGCAGGTACAGTTTGGGGTATAAAAAACTTTTCTGTTTCTAAACTTGATGCTAGTTCGGGATTAACTTGAGTGCTAGTATATTGACGTACAGAGTTCATAGTTTCGATTAGCAACGATGCTCGGTCAGCAACAATCTGTTCTGCATAGTTTTGCAATATTCTAGATAGTATCAAGCTGATAGTTAAGGTTAAAACTAAAAAAATTATGCCTAAAAGAAGATTTAGCTTTATACCCAAATTAATATTTTTAAACATAGAAATTTTTACTTTAAAATGAAGCAAGTAATATTATAATTAATACACAATTCTAAATGTACTAATTATAACTTCAACAATATATAAGAAATCAAGGGCTATTTTCTTGGCGATTAATTAAGTTTAATAAATAATATTAAACTTGACGTTAGCGATTTTACCAAAAGTCGTATGTTTGCTTGTAATAAAAATAACTTAGTTTGTTGACTGTAAATATTAAATATTTTTGAAGACTTTTAGCCAAAATTATAGGAATAAATAACTATGTGGTTGCCTCGTTTTTTGGTAATAATACTCATTTTTTGCACAGTAACAGCCTGCAATCAAGTAGAATCAGGGGTGTCTCAACAACTAGTTGTAGGTGTGGTAGGTTATGGAGAAGGCGATAGCTCTTTAAGTCGATACTCCGACTTACAAACCTATTTAGGTATTCAACTAAAAAGCATTATAGAATTAGAGCCGGTTTATAACGAGATTCAAGCTTTAGATAAACTTGCCCAGCAAAAATGGGATTTAGCTTTTACTCCTCCAGGCTTAACGGCGATCGCAATTAATCGACATCAATATAAGGCGATAATTCCCCTAGAAGGAGTTGAAGAACTACGCTCGGCAATCGTCGTTAATCAAGATAGTAGTTTGCAGAATATTAAAGATCTTGCGGGTAAAACTATTGCTTTGGGACAAGAAGGTTCAGCAACTAGTTATTATTTGCCTATTTACAATCTTTACGGTTTAGCTTTAAAAAAAGTGCGTTTTTCTTCCACTCCCCAAATTAGCTTAAAATGGCTCGAACAAAGAGAAGTCGATGCTACTGCTTTATCTTTGCAAGAATTTAATCAATATCGCCCAGATTTCCCACCAAAGCAATTTCGCATCATTGATGTTGATGCTCACACTATTCCATCTGGTGCAATTGTCATTGCTGACAAAATCAAGCCAGAGCAAGCCCAAGTAATCCAAAATGTTTTGGCTCAAGCCCCCTCTAATATTGCTGCTTCTGCAAATTTCTTACCTACCGAACCCGTTCCTCG
This DNA window, taken from Pleurocapsa sp. FMAR1, encodes the following:
- a CDS encoding Tll0287-like domain-containing protein, whose product is MFKNINLGIKLNLLLGIIFLVLTLTISLILSRILQNYAEQIVADRASLLIETMNSVRQYTSTQVNPELASSLETEKFFIPQTVPAYSAREVFENLRSNEKYSQFFYKEATLNPTNLRDKADKFETEIIKSFRDNPNSADLKMVDLQQHGFHTIPGGELFYIARPLAIKQESCLRCHSIPKNAPASQIATYGKDNGFGWKMNEIVGAQIISVPASQVVKQAQNLRWQVLGRVSIFLMLGIVLLNIFLKFTITDPINKMSSLSKKLSTGDFSVEFKHKNNDEIGILARSLNRLKVSLKMAMEMIENQSPK
- a CDS encoding phosphate/phosphite/phosphonate ABC transporter substrate-binding protein codes for the protein MWLPRFLVIILIFCTVTACNQVESGVSQQLVVGVVGYGEGDSSLSRYSDLQTYLGIQLKSIIELEPVYNEIQALDKLAQQKWDLAFTPPGLTAIAINRHQYKAIIPLEGVEELRSAIVVNQDSSLQNIKDLAGKTIALGQEGSATSYYLPIYNLYGLALKKVRFSSTPQISLKWLEQREVDATALSLQEFNQYRPDFPPKQFRIIDVDAHTIPSGAIVIADKIKPEQAQVIQNVLAQAPSNIAASANFLPTEPVPRYEYLTKVIERVIPISKRIKEQPALFYDSHKSLAK